Below is a window of Anabas testudineus chromosome 10, fAnaTes1.2, whole genome shotgun sequence DNA.
ATGGTTATATCGACTTTGTGGAGTACATCGCAGCCATCAGTCTGATGCTGAAAGGAGAAATCAACCAGAAACTAAAGTGGTACTTTAAACTGTTTGACCAGGACGGCAACGGAAAAATCGACAAGGAAGAACTGGAAACCATCTTCTCGGTAATTAAAGTCTTTAATATCAAGATCAACTACAGTCTAATTACTAAGGTACAATTTTAGAATCAAAAGTCATCTGTCAATAAAGgtccttcaaaataaataaaaaatttttttaaaaaggttaaacagttatttctgacattttatcaatctaggaaaaaaaattataaatgtaattaaaactttaaatgataTGAATCTTACACTTTTAATAAAGATAATTCCAATGAGTTTAATGTGGATTAAATTATAAAAGAATAACAAACAACATTCTCCAATTATCTATTAGATTGTCTATTTGTCCTAACTATCTAACTATTCTAATGAGACTCTTATTTCATCTTAATCAGAATTCTGAAATATGAGTACGAgcttttaaatctttacacCAAGTAGAAACAGCGTCAGTCATTTTTAatccttgtttttctgctgtttcttgtGATTCAAGTCTGACTGTTCGATTCTCCTTCTTCAGGCCATTCAGGGCATCACACGAAACAGAGACATCGACCCAGAAGAGATCGTCACGATCATATTCGAGAGGATTGATGTGAAAGGAGAAGGTAAAGAACCTGAGTTTGAGTTTCTCTGAACCTTATtctttagaaaataataaacaatctTTGGGACTTTAGCTTTTAGGAAACACTTAACTCGAATTTTCAAGGATGACGAAAAACACCAAACATACCTACAGTTCATAGAAAAAGTGTCCAGGGTACTGTCAGTATTCAAAGGCCTCAAATGTCACAGATCAGAACCTTTGAAGACTTGGGAAGGAGATGAGATTAGCAACCACATGAAAGCAGAACGTTGAGCTTTAGTAAATCTAGGCAGACGCAGTCCGATAATCAATGATCAAACAACTCGTGCCACTTGACATCATACTTTTTATCCCTCAGGTGAGATGACTCTGGAGGAGTTCATTGAGGGAGCCAAAGACCACGAGGACATCATGGACATGCTGAAGAACCTGATGGACCTGACGCCAGTGTT
It encodes the following:
- the guca1d gene encoding guanylate cyclase activator 1d, which codes for MGNHGSNLDDILAEDMHHWYNMFMRESPSGLITLFELKAILGLKGLTENANSYVDQVFFTFDMDGDGYIDFVEYIAAISLMLKGEINQKLKWYFKLFDQDGNGKIDKEELETIFSAIQGITRNRDIDPEEIVTIIFERIDVKGEGEMTLEEFIEGAKDHEDIMDMLKNLMDLTPVLEIIVQGRRK